One genomic region from Microcoleus sp. FACHB-672 encodes:
- a CDS encoding NAD-dependent epimerase/dehydratase family protein, protein MKKVLLTGATGFIGGHCLPLLLEKGYEVHAVSSKQVDKILSEGNWHQANLLKSSQVYELMAKVQPSHLLHFAWYAVPGKYWTSLENFRWVQGSLDLLSAFVQHGGKRVVMAGTCAEYNWNYGYCSEAVTPLSPATVYGTCKHSLQMMLDAFVQQTRLSAAWGRIFFVYGPHEHPSRLVSSVIHSLIKGEPALCSHGNQIRDFLYVEDVADAFVALLESDVAGALNIASGEPVALKDIIYKVATQFNRTELIQLGAIPSSSNDPPFLVANVERLKDEVNWRLKYNSSRGLEQTIKWWKKNYDTKTSMSSM, encoded by the coding sequence ATGAAAAAGGTGTTACTGACTGGCGCAACAGGATTTATTGGCGGACATTGTCTGCCCTTGCTTTTAGAAAAGGGTTATGAAGTCCACGCAGTTTCTTCAAAACAAGTAGACAAAATTCTATCAGAGGGAAATTGGCACCAAGCCAATTTGTTAAAATCCTCTCAAGTTTATGAATTGATGGCTAAAGTGCAGCCCAGTCATCTCTTACATTTCGCTTGGTATGCTGTACCCGGAAAATATTGGACTTCTTTAGAAAATTTTCGCTGGGTTCAAGGAAGTTTAGATTTACTGTCGGCATTTGTTCAGCATGGAGGAAAGCGGGTTGTAATGGCCGGCACCTGCGCGGAGTATAATTGGAATTATGGATATTGTTCTGAGGCAGTGACACCACTTTCCCCGGCAACTGTTTATGGCACTTGCAAGCATTCTCTTCAAATGATGCTAGATGCTTTTGTTCAACAAACTCGACTCAGTGCGGCTTGGGGGCGAATTTTCTTTGTTTACGGGCCACATGAACATCCTAGCAGATTAGTTTCCTCGGTTATCCATTCTTTAATCAAAGGTGAGCCGGCGCTTTGCTCTCATGGCAATCAAATTCGAGATTTTTTGTACGTTGAAGACGTGGCAGATGCGTTTGTTGCATTATTAGAAAGTGATGTTGCTGGTGCCCTCAATATTGCGTCAGGAGAACCCGTTGCTTTAAAGGATATAATTTATAAAGTTGCAACTCAATTCAATCGTACAGAGCTAATTCAGTTAGGAGCTATTCCTTCTTCGTCAAACGATCCACCTTTCCTAGTTGCTAATGTGGAGCGTTTAAAGGACGAGGTTAATTGGCGACTAAAATACAATTCAAGTAGAGGATTAGAACAAACGATTAAATGGTGGAAAAAAAATTATGATACAAAAACCTCAATGTCCAGTATGTAA
- the rfbC gene encoding dTDP-4-dehydrorhamnose 3,5-epimerase: MIFTETKLKSAFIIETERLEDERGFFARSFCQQEFALRGLNSNLVQCNISFNKKKGTLRGMHYQVAPHEEAKLVRCHKGAIYDVIVDLRPNSSTFKQWLGIELISDNYQMLYIPEGFAHGFQTLEDNTEVFYQMSEFYHPECARGIKWNDPRLRIEWPADDKIISTKDCQYADFAL; encoded by the coding sequence ATGATTTTTACTGAGACCAAACTCAAGAGTGCATTTATCATTGAAACTGAGCGTTTGGAAGATGAACGGGGATTTTTTGCCAGAAGTTTTTGTCAACAAGAATTTGCTTTGCGTGGGCTAAATTCTAATTTAGTTCAGTGTAATATCTCATTCAATAAAAAAAAAGGCACTTTACGGGGAATGCACTACCAAGTAGCCCCCCATGAAGAAGCCAAGTTAGTGCGCTGTCATAAAGGGGCTATTTATGATGTGATTGTAGACTTACGGCCTAATTCTTCCACTTTTAAGCAATGGCTAGGGATAGAATTAATATCTGACAATTATCAGATGCTCTATATTCCTGAAGGCTTTGCTCATGGGTTTCAAACACTGGAAGATAATACAGAAGTTTTTTATCAAATGTCTGAATTTTATCATCCAGAATGTGCTAGAGGAATTAAGTGGAATGATCCGAGGCTTAGAATTGAGTGGCCGGCTGATGATAAAATAATTTCAACAAAGGATTGCCAGTACGCGGACTTTGCTTTATGA
- a CDS encoding class I SAM-dependent methyltransferase, giving the protein MSAICRACDSDNLTVVLSLGKTPLANALLTSEQLKETEGTYPLDLAFCSNCSLVQITETVPAEKLFREYLYFSSFSDTVLQNAKEIVNRLIVNRKLDNTSFVVEVASNDGYLLQYYHQRAIPVLGIEPAVNIAKVAQEKRGIRTISEFFGKKLAEQLREDSESADIIHANNVLAHVADLNGFVAGISLLLKEDGIAVIEVPYVKDLIDGVEFDTIYHEHLCYFSLTALNRLFQRHGLLITEVERLPIHGGSLRIFAGKSGNSSSTVQTMLQYEAEWGVDDLLFYQSFGSKVEHLRGNLLTLLRELKAKNKRIAVYGASAKGSTLLNYFGLGKETLDFVVDRSTIKQGYYTPGTHLSIYDPSKLLETLPDYVLLLTWNFAEEILTQQAEYRAHGGHFIIPIPELKIV; this is encoded by the coding sequence ATGAGTGCAATCTGTCGCGCCTGTGATAGTGATAATTTAACAGTAGTTCTCTCCTTGGGCAAAACACCTTTAGCGAATGCTTTGCTGACATCTGAGCAACTAAAGGAAACCGAAGGAACTTATCCTTTAGATTTAGCATTTTGTTCTAATTGCAGTTTAGTGCAAATTACGGAAACAGTGCCTGCGGAAAAGCTGTTTCGAGAGTATCTTTACTTTTCTTCTTTCTCGGATACGGTTTTGCAGAATGCCAAAGAAATTGTTAATCGATTAATTGTTAATCGCAAGCTTGATAACACCAGTTTTGTCGTAGAAGTTGCTAGCAACGATGGTTATTTACTGCAATATTATCATCAACGAGCCATTCCAGTTTTGGGTATAGAACCCGCAGTTAATATTGCCAAAGTCGCTCAGGAAAAACGGGGAATTCGCACGATTAGCGAGTTTTTTGGTAAAAAATTAGCCGAGCAGTTGCGAGAAGACAGTGAGTCGGCTGATATCATCCACGCCAACAATGTACTAGCTCATGTGGCTGATTTGAATGGCTTTGTAGCAGGAATAAGCCTGCTGCTCAAAGAAGATGGGATAGCAGTAATCGAGGTGCCCTATGTAAAAGATTTGATTGATGGAGTAGAATTTGACACGATCTACCACGAGCATTTATGCTACTTTTCTCTGACAGCTCTAAATCGGTTATTTCAACGCCACGGTTTGCTCATTACTGAAGTTGAGCGCCTCCCGATTCACGGCGGTTCATTGCGTATTTTCGCAGGAAAATCAGGAAATAGTTCATCTACAGTTCAGACAATGCTTCAATATGAAGCAGAATGGGGTGTAGACGATTTACTATTTTACCAGAGTTTTGGTTCCAAAGTTGAACACTTGCGCGGCAACTTGCTGACTTTGCTGCGGGAATTAAAAGCAAAAAATAAGCGAATTGCTGTCTACGGTGCCTCGGCTAAAGGTAGTACATTGCTTAACTATTTCGGTTTAGGCAAAGAAACACTAGATTTTGTAGTAGATCGCAGTACAATCAAACAAGGCTACTACACGCCTGGGACTCACTTATCTATTTACGACCCCAGCAAGTTATTAGAAACTCTACCCGATTACGTCTTATTGTTGACCTGGAATTTTGCCGAGGAAATATTAACCCAGCAAGCTGAGTATCGAGCACATGGAGGGCATTTTATTATTCCAATTCCTGAATTAAAAATTGTTTAA
- a CDS encoding GDP-mannose 4,6-dehydratase translates to MSKNQFWQDRPTFITGATGLVGGWLVRRLINLGADAVCLVRDWVPQSELVRSRLIEQVKVVRGDLLDQALLERVLGEYEIDTVIHLAAQTIVGIANRNPISTFEANIAGTWVLLEACRHTPTVKQIVLASSDKAYGEPDKLPYDEETPLMGRHPYDVSKSCGDLIAQAYAKTYDLPIAITRCGNFYGGGDLNWNRIVPGTIRSVLRNQRPIIRSDGNYVRDYFYVEDGAAAYTLLAESLAENHELRGHAFNFSNERQVTVLELVNQILRLMNSDLEPDIRNEASNEIRCQYLSAAKARQMLKWHPLFSIEEGLQETISWYNKFLGASL, encoded by the coding sequence ATGAGCAAAAATCAATTTTGGCAAGATCGCCCTACCTTTATTACCGGCGCTACCGGCTTGGTAGGGGGATGGTTAGTGCGCCGGCTAATCAATTTAGGCGCTGATGCCGTATGCTTAGTAAGAGACTGGGTGCCCCAGAGTGAATTAGTACGCAGCCGATTAATAGAGCAAGTAAAAGTAGTGCGGGGTGATTTACTTGATCAAGCTTTGCTAGAACGAGTGCTGGGGGAGTATGAAATTGATACAGTTATTCACCTTGCTGCACAAACTATTGTAGGCATTGCAAACCGCAATCCTATTTCAACATTTGAGGCAAATATTGCGGGGACTTGGGTATTATTAGAAGCGTGCCGACACACCCCCACTGTTAAGCAAATTGTGTTGGCTTCATCAGATAAAGCCTATGGTGAACCCGATAAGCTGCCTTATGACGAAGAAACCCCATTGATGGGGCGTCATCCCTATGATGTGAGCAAGTCATGTGGTGATTTGATCGCTCAAGCTTACGCAAAAACTTATGACTTGCCGATTGCCATCACCCGTTGTGGAAATTTTTACGGTGGCGGCGATCTAAATTGGAATCGCATAGTGCCAGGAACAATTCGCTCAGTCTTGCGGAATCAGCGACCGATTATTCGCTCTGATGGCAACTATGTGAGAGACTATTTTTACGTTGAAGATGGTGCAGCGGCTTACACTTTACTAGCCGAAAGTTTAGCTGAGAATCACGAGTTACGAGGTCATGCTTTCAACTTTTCAAATGAAAGACAAGTAACAGTATTAGAGTTAGTTAACCAAATTCTGAGACTAATGAATTCTGATTTAGAGCCAGATATCCGAAACGAGGCGAGTAACGAGATTCGCTGCCAATATCTGAGTGCTGCTAAGGCGCGGCAGATGCTTAAGTGGCATCCGTTATTTTCTATCGAAGAGGGCTTACAGGAAACAATATCTTGGTATAATAAGTTTCTAGGAGCATCCTTATGA